ACAAAACTTCAGGCTTCTTACAGTGAAGCACTTTCTGCACTTAATAAATCAGCATCTGGCGGCGGACTTATCTTTTCTGATGGAATGAGTTTTACCGGTGAGCAGGAATCAACCTTAAAGAAATCAAGTACCGGAGAATTCAAAAATCAGATTATAAACAAACTTTCATCTGGAGATTCAAACGGAGTAAAATCTTTCCTTGAACTCTTTACTTCTGAATTGATTTCCCAGCAGCTTCCTGGAGATAAAATCAAAAATTCATTCTTTGAATTAATTGTTACTGCAAACAATGCAACAAAAGAACAGAACAAAGCTTTTTCAAGCGATACTTTCGATAATGCATTTGCAACGCTCAGCACAGAAAATGATATTAAACTGATAAAAGAGTTTGCCCAGAAATTCCTTATGGAATGTACACAGGCAGTTTCCAGTGTTAAAAAGGCAGAAGAAAATCCTATCATTAAGAAAGTGTGCACATATGTTGATGAAAATCTTTCACAGGATATTTCACTCGAAACTGCTGCAGACTTTGCAGGTGTAAGTTCCTTTTATTTAAGTAAGCTTTTCAAAGAAGAAAAAGGTGAAACTTTCATCAATTTTATTTCTGACAAGAGGCTTGAAAAATCACGTCAGCTTCTGTCTGAAACCAATCTTTCTATTAAAGAGATTACTGCTGAAGTTGGTTATAATGACCAGAACTACTTCAGCCGAATATTTAAAACAAAGTACGGCCTTTCACCAAAGGAATACAGGAAGGTAAAATAAAATGTTAAAAAAGTTTCGTTATGTGCTGACTGTAACACTCTGTCTCTCAACTATTTATTTTGTTTCCTGTAAAAAACAGGAAGCCTCTTCTACAATCCGACAGCCTTCTGCCGCACCGGCAAAGTCTCTGACTATAGGATTTTCCATTGATACGCTTGCAATCGAACGCTGGCAGCGCGACATGGATGTTTTTATTAACAAGGTAAAGGAAATGGGCGCGGACGTAATTGTCCAGAATGCCGGCAACAGCATTGAAGAGCAGAACCGTCAGCTTATGTATCTGCTCGAACGCAATGTTGATTGTGTTGTTGTTCTTCCTAAAGATGCTGCATCTATTACAGAAAGCGTACAGAAACTTCGCGCAAAAAATATTCCTGTTATTTCTTATGACCGCCTTGCTCTTAATGCCGATGTAAACCTTTATCTCACTATCGACAGTGAGAAGGTTGGCGAGCAGATGGCCCAGGAAATGCTCAGATGCACAAAGGGACAAAACTGGTATTGCATTCTTGGACCTTCAGAAGATTATAATATGACTCTTATTATGGATGGAATAAAACGTATTTTACGAAACACATCCGTTCATATTAATCATACTTTCTATACCGATGGCTGGAATTACGATCTTTCTTATCAGGAAATGGTGAGAATTCTTAAAAGTGATATTTTCCCAGACGCCATTATATGCGGAAACGATGCGGTTGCAGCCAGCGTCATTCAGGCAATTAACCGCTACTATCCGGACACACATATTCCTGTATGCGGTCAGGATGCTGATATTTCAGCCTGCCAGTATATTATTCAGGGAAAACAGGACTTTACCATCTACAAACCAATCATTCAGCTGGCAGAAGTTGCGGCAGAATGCGCAGTTCACCTTGCCCGCAAGGAAGATATATCTGAAAACCGCTTCAGAATCCGCCCTATAAACAATGGTTTTGCTGAAATTCCTGCAATCTGGCTCGAACCAACCCATGTTGATAAATATAATCTGGATAAAGTAATTATAGAATCCGGCTTCCATAGTGCTGCTTCTATCTATAAAAATTAGCACAATTTAAACCACAAAAAAATCTAGATTTAACATATTTTCCTAGTACAAATCCCCTAAACAAAATAAGAAAATAGCAAAATTCTTAAGATTTTGCGTGAATTTCAGGACTTTTAATACGCTATACTCCTATATGTATAAAAGAGCCGTTGGCTCTAATAAAAAAAAAATTTAGGAGTGTTTTTTTCTATGAAAAAAATTATCGCTATTCTTTTGGCAGTTGCTACATTATCAACTGCAGTATTTGCAAAAGCAAAAGCAAAAGTAGGTGTTTCAATGCCTACAAAAGACCTTCAGCGCTGGAACCAGGATGGTGCAAACATGAAAGCTCAGCTCGAAAAAGCTGGTTATGATGTAGACCTCCAGTATGCAGCAAACGATATCCCAACACAGATATCTCAACTCGAAAACATGATTACAGGAAAATGTAAGGTTCTCGTAATCGCATCTATCGATGGATCTGCTCTTTCTAACGTTCTTGCAACAGCTAAGAAAAAGAAGATTCAGGTAATTGCTTACGACCGCCTTATTATGGATACAGATGCAGTTACATACTATGCAACATTCGATAACTACAAAGTAGGTACTCTCCAGGGTGACTACCTTGTTGACAAGCTCGGACTCAAGAGCCGCTCAGCTTCTGACCCAGTTTATATGGAATTCTTCACTGGTGACCCAGGTGACAACAACATCAACTTCTTCTTCGGTGGTGCTATGGACGTTCTTAGACCATACCTCGAGAAGGGTGTAATCGTTTGCCGCTCAGGACAGACAGAAAAAGCACAGGCTGCTACTCTTAACTGGTCTACAGAAGAAGCTCAGAAGAGAATGGAAAACCTTATTACATCTAACAAGTACGGTCCAAAGGGAACAAAACTTGACGCTGTATACTGCTCTAACGACTCTACAGCTAACGGTGTAACAAACGCTCTCCTTTCTGCTGGTTATACAGCTGCTAACTTCCCAATCATCACTGGTCAGGACTGTGATATCATTTCTGTAAAGAACATGCTTAAGGGAACACAGGCTATGTCTGTATTCAAGGATACACGTACACTCGCTTCAAAAGTATCTGAAATGGTTGACGCTATCCTCTCAGGAAAGAAAGCTCCTGTAAATGATACAAAGACATACAACAACAACGTAAAGGTTGTTCCATCATATCTTTGTGAACCAGTATTCGGTGATATCAATAACTACAAGACATTGCTTATTGATTCAGGATACTACAAGGAATCTGAACTTAAATAGTCAGACATGACTTGATTAAAGGGCTGTTCCTTCCGGTGGTGGAGTTAATCGAAACCACCAGACAGCCCTTTTTTTTAATCATCTACAAATTATTAATTAAAGAGGGTTCCAATGGCTAAAACATTATTGGAAATGAAAAATATTACCAAGTTATTTCCTGGCGTAAAAGCTCTGGATAACGTAAATCTGACCGTTGAAGAAGGTGAGATTCATGCTATTTGTGGTGAAAATGGTGCCGGAAAATCAACTTTGATGAATGTTCTGAGCGGTATTTATCCATATGGAACATACACAGGCGACATTGTATACGATGGTGAAATCTGTAAGTTCCAGACAATCAGGGACAGTGAGGCAAAAGGTATTGTAATCATTCATCAGGAGCTTGCCCTTGTTCCACTTCTCACAATCGGTGAGAATATGTTCCTCGGAAACGAAAGAGGATCTAAAGCAAAAATCAACTGGTCTGAGACCTTTGATAAATCAGATGAACTCTTAAGAATGGTTGGTCTTAAAGATTCATCAAAGACCTTAATTAAGGATATTGGTGTAGGTAAACAGCAGCTTGTAGAAATTGCAAAAGCACTCGGTAAGAACGTAAGACTTCTTATTCTTGACGAACCTACAGCATCTTTGAACGATACAGAAGCTAAGCATCTTCTTGACCTGCTTCTGGAATTCAAAAAACAGGGAATGACTTCAATTATCATTTCTCATAAATTGAACGAAGTTTCATATGTAGCTGATAAAATTACAGTTATTCGTGATGGTACATCTATCACATCCCTTGATAAAGCAAAAGATAACTTTACTGAAGATACTATTATTTCGGCCATGGTAGGACGTTCTCTTACAGACCGATTCCCTAAGCGCGAACCTCATATTGGTGAAGTTTGTTTTGAAGTTAAAAACTGGTGCGTAGACCATCCTGTATTTGATGGAATTAAGGTTTGCGATAACATCAACTTTAATCTTCGCAAAGGTGAAGTTCTTGGTATCTCAGGACTTATGGGTGCAGGACGTACAGAACTTGCAATGAGTATTTTCGGACACTCTTACGGTACAAACATCCATGGTCAAATATATATGAATGGAAAGGAAGTTTCCTTCCCTAATGTAAAATCTGCAATTAAAGCTGGTCTTGCTTATGTAACAGAAGACCGAAAAGGTAACGGACTTATTCTTACTGAATCAATCTGTAAGAATACCACTGCTGCAAAACCTGAAAAGATTTCAAAGCACTTTGTACTCGACTTTGATAAAGAGCGTCAGTATTCAGAACAGATGGCAAAAGAAATGCATACTAAGTGTGCAACTGTAATGGAAGATGTAGGAAACCTTTCGGGTGGTAACATGCAGAAGGTTCTTCTCGGAAAATGGCTTTTTGCAGAACCTGATATTCTGATTCTTGATGAACCTACACGAGGTATCGACGTAGGTGCTAAGTATGAAATCTACTGTATCATCAACAGAATGGTTGCTGAAGGTAAATCTGTAATTATGATTTCTTCTGAAATGCCTGAAATTCTTGGTATGTGTGACCGCATTTACGTAATGAATGAAGGTAAAATGATTGCAGAAATGAATGGTAAAGATGCAACTCAGGAAAA
The Treponema bryantii DNA segment above includes these coding regions:
- a CDS encoding sugar ABC transporter substrate-binding protein, with the translated sequence MLKKFRYVLTVTLCLSTIYFVSCKKQEASSTIRQPSAAPAKSLTIGFSIDTLAIERWQRDMDVFINKVKEMGADVIVQNAGNSIEEQNRQLMYLLERNVDCVVVLPKDAASITESVQKLRAKNIPVISYDRLALNADVNLYLTIDSEKVGEQMAQEMLRCTKGQNWYCILGPSEDYNMTLIMDGIKRILRNTSVHINHTFYTDGWNYDLSYQEMVRILKSDIFPDAIICGNDAVAASVIQAINRYYPDTHIPVCGQDADISACQYIIQGKQDFTIYKPIIQLAEVAAECAVHLARKEDISENRFRIRPINNGFAEIPAIWLEPTHVDKYNLDKVIIESGFHSAASIYKN
- the chvE gene encoding multiple monosaccharide ABC transporter substrate-binding protein, whose amino-acid sequence is MKKIIAILLAVATLSTAVFAKAKAKVGVSMPTKDLQRWNQDGANMKAQLEKAGYDVDLQYAANDIPTQISQLENMITGKCKVLVIASIDGSALSNVLATAKKKKIQVIAYDRLIMDTDAVTYYATFDNYKVGTLQGDYLVDKLGLKSRSASDPVYMEFFTGDPGDNNINFFFGGAMDVLRPYLEKGVIVCRSGQTEKAQAATLNWSTEEAQKRMENLITSNKYGPKGTKLDAVYCSNDSTANGVTNALLSAGYTAANFPIITGQDCDIISVKNMLKGTQAMSVFKDTRTLASKVSEMVDAILSGKKAPVNDTKTYNNNVKVVPSYLCEPVFGDINNYKTLLIDSGYYKESELK
- the mmsA gene encoding multiple monosaccharide ABC transporter ATP-binding protein, with product MAKTLLEMKNITKLFPGVKALDNVNLTVEEGEIHAICGENGAGKSTLMNVLSGIYPYGTYTGDIVYDGEICKFQTIRDSEAKGIVIIHQELALVPLLTIGENMFLGNERGSKAKINWSETFDKSDELLRMVGLKDSSKTLIKDIGVGKQQLVEIAKALGKNVRLLILDEPTASLNDTEAKHLLDLLLEFKKQGMTSIIISHKLNEVSYVADKITVIRDGTSITSLDKAKDNFTEDTIISAMVGRSLTDRFPKREPHIGEVCFEVKNWCVDHPVFDGIKVCDNINFNLRKGEVLGISGLMGAGRTELAMSIFGHSYGTNIHGQIYMNGKEVSFPNVKSAIKAGLAYVTEDRKGNGLILTESICKNTTAAKPEKISKHFVLDFDKERQYSEQMAKEMHTKCATVMEDVGNLSGGNMQKVLLGKWLFAEPDILILDEPTRGIDVGAKYEIYCIINRMVAEGKSVIMISSEMPEILGMCDRIYVMNEGKMIAEMNGKDATQEKIMTEIINSGKTENLGE